Part of the Streptomyces sp. WMMC500 genome is shown below.
GCGCCGGCGTCCTGGGACATGCGCGGCTCCCCTCGGGCGGCTTCGGTGTGCGGCGGGTGGTGTGGGTGGTGCGTGGGGTGCGTTCGGTGCCCGTGAGGCGCGGGCCGTTTGCCTCATAGTCGCCCGGATGCGGTGATACGGCCTGCCGGGGCGGTCCGCTCGGGCCCGGTTGCGGCCGGGGTGCGGTGCGCAGGGTTCCGCGGGGTCTGCATAATCGCCTCAGCCCACAGGAGGGGGAGCACGGTGAGACCTCGCGCATGCCGCACCTGCGGCGAGCCGCTCCAGGAGCAGGGCGGGCAGGGCTGCGCCTGCGGCGCGGGTGGTGCGGAGGGCGGTGCCGGGGCGCGCGCGGGGGGTACGCCGGGGCGGGAGAGGCCGCTGGTACGGCCGTACGTCATGAAGGCACCGGGTCCGGTAGGGGGGCGGGACGGCGCGGGCTCCGGGGCGGACGGGCCGCCGGCCCCGGAGACGTCGCTCCCGGCGACGCAGGCCGCGGGCGGGCCGCCGCCCGGTGCGCTGCCGCCCGGAGCACTGCCGCCTGGAGCACTGCCTCCCGGAGCGCTGCCCCCCGGGGCACTGCCTCCCGGAGCGCTGCCCCCCGGAGCACCGACCGCCGGCGGCACCCTCGCCGTCCCCTACGGCCTCGTCGGCGCTGCGCCGGAGGGCCCCGCGGACGCGGACCTCGGCCTGTTCGCCGACGACTCCGCCGGCGGCGCCCCGCGCGGCCCGTACGACGACGCGGACGACCTCGGTGATCTCGGCGGTCCCGCCGGCCCGTACGACCCGCGCCGGCACCGCGACCGCCTCGCCGCCCGCCGGCGCCGCCGTCTGACGCTCGTCCTCACCGTCGGCGGCGTCGTGGCCGCGCTCAGCGCGGGGCTCCTCGGCTCGGGGCTGTTCTCGGACGACGGGAACGACGACCGCGCCGTACCGAAGCCGGACACCATCACCGCCGTGCCCACCGGCGGCGGTACGGAGCCCGGCCCCGAGGACACCCGCAGCGGCGCCCCGACCGCCGCCCCCGACGGCGAGAACCCGGCGGAGCCCAGCGCGACCACCTCCGACCGCGCCGCCGGCGGCACCGGGACCGGGGAGGGCGACCCGGACGCCGAGCCCACGGGACACACCGAAGCCGGCCAGGTCACCGCCGCCCCGCCCGGCTCCGACCCCGACCCCACCGCGCCCGCCGACCCCACCGACGGCACCACCCCCGACGACCCCGACGACCCCCCGCCGCCGCCCACCCTGCGCCAGGGCGACGCGGGCCGGGAGGTCACCGAGATGCAGAAGCGGCTCACCGAGGCCGGCTACGGCAACTTCCTGCTCGACAGCGAAGGCGAGTTCGGCTGGTTCACGCGGCAAGAGGTCGAGCGCTTCCAGCGGAACCACGACGTCGAGGGCGACGACAGCGGTGTCTACGGTCCGGCGACGCGCCGCGCGCTGGAGTCGATGACGAAGGAGCCCTGAGGCCGGATGCATCGGCCCCGGCCTGCAGTTTCCGCAGGATGTGGGCCCGGACTCCGTCGGTCGGTATGGGCGGCAACAGCGGCTCCAGCCGCTGCGCTTGTTCATCCGTCAGGCCGCCACGTGCCATCCAGTGATCGTCTCACCATTTTGAATTGGTCAGTCCAATACGTGTAGGCTGCCCCGCATGGCACGACCGAGGACCTTCGACGAGGAGAGCGCCCTTGAAGGCGCCATGCGCCTGTTCTGGGAGAAGGGGTACGAGTCCGCATCGACCCAGGATCTCTGCGAGGCGACCGGCCTGGGCCGCAGCAGCATCTACAACACCTTCGCCAGCAAGCATGCGTTGTTCATCCGTGCGCTGGCGCACTATCTCGACACCATGGCCGAGGGGCAGGCGGCCATCCTGGAGGACGCGGTCCAGGGGTCTGTCGCCCGCCTGCGGAACCTGCTCTCCTCGGTCATCGCCATCGAAGAGGCCAACCGCCGCGAGGGGCTGGGCATCGGCTGCCTGGGGGTCAACAGCAGCGTGGAGCTCTCCCTGCGCGACCCGGAAGCCGCCGGGCTGCTGCAGCGCGACCTGAGGCGACGCCTCGGAAGGCTCCAGGACGTCATTACGTCCGGCCAACAGGCCGGCGAGATCTCCCAGGCGCGCAGCGCCCGCGAGTTCGCCCTGTTCCTCAACGCCGCCATCGCCGGGATGCGCGTCTCGGCCCAGAGCGGGCTCGACGGCCTCGCGCTGGAGGCGATCGCCGGAGCCACCCTGGGTGCCCTGACCCCTTGACCTGAACCGCACCGCTCGCATGCCGTCCAGGCATGCCCCGGTTTTGCACTGAACGATACAAAACGCTCTACGGGGCGATTCCCACAACAAAGGAAGCGATCGCACATGCCACGCGCTGTGTACGTACTGGCAGTCGGCATCTTCGCCATGGTGACCAGCGAGTTCGTCGTCGCCGGACTCATGCCGCAGATGGCGGCCGGACTGAATTCGACCGTCCCGCAGATCGGCTACCTGATCACCGCGTTCGCCGTCGCGATGGCGGTCGGTGGCCCTTTTCTGACCATCGCGCTCATGAAACTGCGCCCCAAGCAGGCGCTGCTCATCCTCTTCGCCGTCTTCCTCGTCGGCAACGCCCTGGCCGCGACTGCCGGCAGCTACGGCGTCATGCTTACTGCCCGCATCATCACCGGTATCGCCTCACAGGCGTTCTTCGGCATCGCGATCTCGGTGTGCTCCTCGATCACACGTGCGGAAATCCGCGGCCGCGCCATCGGCGTGGTCATGAACGGCCTCATGCTCGGCACCTTGCTCGGTCTGCCCATGGCCACCTTCATCGGCGGCAACCTGGGGTGGCGGGCCGCCTTCTGGGCCATCTCGGCTCTCACCGTCATCGCGGCCGCAGCGACCTTCCTCGGAATTCCCCCGCTCGACCGCCCCGGCAGCGCGGCAAGCACCTTCCGCGAGGAGATCCAGGTCTTCCGCCGGCCCCGCCTGTGGCTGGTGCTCACCACGAGCACGCTGATCATCGGCGCCACCTTCTCCGCCTTCAGCTACTTCAACCCGATCCTCACCGAGGTCAGCGGCTTCAGCGAACAGAGCGTGCCCGCCCTGCTCATCGCCTACGGTGCCGCCACCGTCATCGGCAACACCGTCGTCGGTCGCCTCGCCGACCGGTGGACGGTCGCAGTGCAGGCGACCGGGCTCGCCCTCAACATCGCGTTCCTGACCCTTTTCGCCCTCCTCGCCCACGTGGGCGCCACCGCCGCCCTCCTCATGATGGGCATCGGCCTCGTCGGCGTGACGATGAACCCGGCCATGGCGACCCGCGTCCAGCGCACCGGCAATCCCGGGCCCCTCGTGAACACGGTCCACTCCTCCTTCATCACCCTCGGCATCATCATCGGCTCGTCCGCCGGCGGCTTCTTCGTGGACACCTTCGGGCTGCGCTCCCCGCTGTGGCTCGGCGCCGCTCTCGCCGTCCTCGGCCTCCTCAGCCTGCTGCCGGAACTGCGACGGGCACCCGGCACCCCACCCACGGCAGACAACCACCCGCCGTCCACCTCCCCCCGAACGGACACCCATCCACCGACGCCGGCGAAGACCGGGCGTAGCTGAGCCCCGGCTGCCCTTCGGTCCGTCCCGTCAGGGCACGACTGACGGGACGGACGGTGATTCATCGAACCGAGGTGTCGAACATTCCGCCCTCCGGACAGCAGCGGCCGCTCCCCTCCTCAATCCCCTTTCCACAGGCGCTAGCGGCGGGCGGTGCGCAGGTGGATGCGTTCGCCCGACTTCCCGAAGAGGCTGAGCAGTTCGACGGGCCCGCGGCCCGCGGCGCCGAACCAGTGCGGGATCTGGCAGTCGAACTCGGCGGCTTCGCCGGCGGCCATGACGAAGTCGCGGTCGGCGAGTCGTACGCGCAGGCGCCCGCGCAGCACGTAGAGCCATTCGTAGCCCGCGTGCGTCCGCAGGTGCGGTTCCTTGTCGTGGGCCGGGATGGTCATCTTGTACGCGCGCGGCTCTCCCTGCTGCCGCGAGAGCGGGATCAGCACCCGGCCGTCCTTCGTGGTGGGCTGCTGGGGCACCCGCGGATCCACGATGCGGGGTGCGACGACGATCTCGTCGAGGGGGATGCCGAGGGCCGCGGTCACCGGCAGGAGCAGCTCCAGGCTCGGCTTGCGCTGCCCGGACTCCAGCCGGGACAGCGTGCTGGTCGAGATGCCGGTGGCGCGCGCGAGGCCGGCGAGGCTGACGCCCTTGTTCTCGCGGGCGCGGCGCAGCCGGGGAGCGATCTGGCCGATGACGGCGCCGACGGTGGGCTGGTCGTCCATAGGCCGCAGTCAACCAACGCGTCCCGGAATCGGCAACAGAAGTTGTCGGTTCGGAGCGCGCGGGCGGACTCTGCCCGCGGAGGTGGTCGACATGCGGACGGACGACGAACTCACGGGGACCGGCCGGCAGGGGCGGGCGGGCGGCGGCCGGGGGCCGGGACGGAAGGACACGCGGCTGCCCGCGGGGGTGTATCTGCTCGCCTTCAGCCTCTTCGCCATGGGGACGGCGGAGTTCCTGCTCGCGGGCGTGCTGCCGGACGTGGCCGGCGACCTGGGCGTCTCGCTCTCCTCGGCGGGCTATCTGATCACCGCCTTCGCCCTGGGGGTCGTCCTCGGCGGCCCGCCGTTCGCGGTGCTCAGCCTGCGCTGGCCGCGCCGCACCGCGCTGCTGGCGACGCAGGGCGTCTTCGCCGCGGGGATCGCCGTCGGCCTGCTGGGCGGGTACGAGGTCCTGCTGGTGACCCGGGTCGTCTCCGGCGTCGCGTACGCGGGCTTCTTCGCGGTGGCGTCGGTGACCGCGATCGGCCTGGTCACCCCGGACCGCAACGCCCGCGCGTCGGGCGTGGTGGTCAGCGGGCTGAGCGTGGCGATGATCGCCGGCGGCCCGGCGGGGACGCTGCTGAGCCACTTCGTCGAGTGGCGGGGCGGCTTCTGGGCGGTCGTCGCGCTGACGCTGGCGGGGATGGCGGGCTGCTACGCGGGCATCCCGGCGGGTGCCGGTGCCGGTGCCGGTGCCGGTGCCGGTGCCGGTGCCGGTCCCGGTGCCGGACCCGGTGCCGGACCCGGTCCCGGTGCTGGTCCGGGTGCGCGGAAGGCGGGGGAGTCGCGGCCGAGTGTGGCGCGGGAACTCGCCGCGATCCGCAATCCGCACCTGTGGGGGATCTACGCGATCACGATCCTGACCACCGCGGCGTACATGATCACGTTCAACTACCTCGCGGCCATGCTCGACGAGATCACCGCCCTGCCCGAGGTCTGGATCCCCGCGATCCTCGCGCTCTTCGGCGTCGGCGCGTTCGTCGGCCTGTCCGTGGGCGGTCGCGTCTCCGACCGGCGCCCGCACGCGGCGCTGCTGACCGGCGCGGTGGCACTCGTAATCCTGTCGCTGGCGATGACGGTCGCGATCCGCCACGCCTGGGTCGTGACGCCCACGGTCTTCGTGCTGGGCGTCGCGGCGTTCGTCCTCAATCCGGCCCTCTACGGCCGCGTCTTCGCCCTCGCGGCGCACGCGCCGACCCTCGCGGGGGCCACCACGGTCTCGGCCTTCCAACTGGGCATCAGCGGCACGCCGCTCCTCGCGGCGGCGGCGCTGACCCGGGGCGCGGACCTGACGGCGGTCTGCCTGATAGGCGCGGTGCTCGCCGGGTGCGCGGTCCCCTTCATCCTGGCCGACCGCGCGCGGGCGGCGCGCGCGGGCGGCGGAGCCGGCAGGTAGCCGCGTACGGGCGCAGAGGCTCGGAGTGAGTCCTCACTCATTGACGGAGTGAGGACTCACTCCGTACGATCGTGTCATGACGGCACCCAAGGAGAACCAGACCGCCCCCGCCCGCCGCCGCGCCCCCGGCATGTCGCCGGAGCAGCGGCGGGCGATGATCATCCAGACCGCGATCCCGCTGGTCGCCGAGTTCGGCGCTGCCGTGACCACGGCGAAGATCGCCCGTGCCGCGG
Proteins encoded:
- a CDS encoding peptidoglycan-binding domain-containing protein — its product is MRPRACRTCGEPLQEQGGQGCACGAGGAEGGAGARAGGTPGRERPLVRPYVMKAPGPVGGRDGAGSGADGPPAPETSLPATQAAGGPPPGALPPGALPPGALPPGALPPGALPPGALPPGAPTAGGTLAVPYGLVGAAPEGPADADLGLFADDSAGGAPRGPYDDADDLGDLGGPAGPYDPRRHRDRLAARRRRRLTLVLTVGGVVAALSAGLLGSGLFSDDGNDDRAVPKPDTITAVPTGGGTEPGPEDTRSGAPTAAPDGENPAEPSATTSDRAAGGTGTGEGDPDAEPTGHTEAGQVTAAPPGSDPDPTAPADPTDGTTPDDPDDPPPPPTLRQGDAGREVTEMQKRLTEAGYGNFLLDSEGEFGWFTRQEVERFQRNHDVEGDDSGVYGPATRRALESMTKEP
- a CDS encoding helix-turn-helix domain-containing protein — encoded protein: MARPRTFDEESALEGAMRLFWEKGYESASTQDLCEATGLGRSSIYNTFASKHALFIRALAHYLDTMAEGQAAILEDAVQGSVARLRNLLSSVIAIEEANRREGLGIGCLGVNSSVELSLRDPEAAGLLQRDLRRRLGRLQDVITSGQQAGEISQARSAREFALFLNAAIAGMRVSAQSGLDGLALEAIAGATLGALTP
- a CDS encoding MFS transporter — its product is MPRAVYVLAVGIFAMVTSEFVVAGLMPQMAAGLNSTVPQIGYLITAFAVAMAVGGPFLTIALMKLRPKQALLILFAVFLVGNALAATAGSYGVMLTARIITGIASQAFFGIAISVCSSITRAEIRGRAIGVVMNGLMLGTLLGLPMATFIGGNLGWRAAFWAISALTVIAAAATFLGIPPLDRPGSAASTFREEIQVFRRPRLWLVLTTSTLIIGATFSAFSYFNPILTEVSGFSEQSVPALLIAYGAATVIGNTVVGRLADRWTVAVQATGLALNIAFLTLFALLAHVGATAALLMMGIGLVGVTMNPAMATRVQRTGNPGPLVNTVHSSFITLGIIIGSSAGGFFVDTFGLRSPLWLGAALAVLGLLSLLPELRRAPGTPPTADNHPPSTSPRTDTHPPTPAKTGRS
- a CDS encoding XRE family transcriptional regulator translates to MDDQPTVGAVIGQIAPRLRRARENKGVSLAGLARATGISTSTLSRLESGQRKPSLELLLPVTAALGIPLDEIVVAPRIVDPRVPQQPTTKDGRVLIPLSRQQGEPRAYKMTIPAHDKEPHLRTHAGYEWLYVLRGRLRVRLADRDFVMAAGEAAEFDCQIPHWFGAAGRGPVELLSLFGKSGERIHLRTARR
- a CDS encoding MFS transporter, producing MRTDDELTGTGRQGRAGGGRGPGRKDTRLPAGVYLLAFSLFAMGTAEFLLAGVLPDVAGDLGVSLSSAGYLITAFALGVVLGGPPFAVLSLRWPRRTALLATQGVFAAGIAVGLLGGYEVLLVTRVVSGVAYAGFFAVASVTAIGLVTPDRNARASGVVVSGLSVAMIAGGPAGTLLSHFVEWRGGFWAVVALTLAGMAGCYAGIPAGAGAGAGAGAGAGAGPGAGPGAGPGPGAGPGARKAGESRPSVARELAAIRNPHLWGIYAITILTTAAYMITFNYLAAMLDEITALPEVWIPAILALFGVGAFVGLSVGGRVSDRRPHAALLTGAVALVILSLAMTVAIRHAWVVTPTVFVLGVAAFVLNPALYGRVFALAAHAPTLAGATTVSAFQLGISGTPLLAAAALTRGADLTAVCLIGAVLAGCAVPFILADRARAARAGGGAGR